The following coding sequences lie in one Megalodesulfovibrio gigas DSM 1382 = ATCC 19364 genomic window:
- a CDS encoding PAS domain-containing sensor histidine kinase translates to MVSLDQMSPSTNVTEGMLLETYFEVIPFDIYVVDVHTFELVYANRLMRQHLPASMDRAQPCHLLLYQEPAPCRFCKIRQLVDEHGLPSMQTHVYEMYDEPRERWLQLHEKAITWPDGRTMKYTIAVDISELKAMQNRLAEAHARMALMNKELQAQNQLLQEHLRLREDVERMTRHDLKSPLTPILNFPQMILEDHPELPPRTVEALECIATAGSKILNLVSKTLDLLRLEQGTYVLRPEPLNVLALLRSALRDLDPLLRQRGATCVLQHAGQPAEKGACLLVAAEELLCYSLFSNLLKNAAEASPSGAEVVVDVTQEPGMACVRVENQGEVPAVVRQRFFEKYATASKDGTGLGTYVAKLIAEVHGGAVVLDTAQPGRTSVLVRLPLAGPA, encoded by the coding sequence ATGGTCTCCCTGGATCAGATGTCGCCCTCCACCAATGTCACGGAAGGCATGCTCCTCGAAACCTATTTCGAGGTGATTCCCTTCGATATTTACGTGGTGGACGTGCACACCTTCGAGCTGGTGTATGCAAACCGCCTGATGCGGCAGCATTTGCCAGCCTCCATGGACCGCGCCCAGCCGTGTCACCTGCTGCTGTACCAGGAGCCTGCGCCCTGCCGGTTTTGCAAGATCAGGCAGTTGGTGGATGAACACGGGCTGCCGAGCATGCAGACGCATGTGTACGAGATGTACGATGAGCCGCGGGAACGGTGGCTGCAGCTGCACGAAAAGGCCATCACCTGGCCGGACGGCCGCACCATGAAGTACACCATCGCCGTGGATATTTCCGAACTCAAGGCCATGCAGAACCGCCTGGCCGAGGCCCATGCCCGCATGGCCCTGATGAACAAGGAGCTGCAGGCGCAAAACCAGCTGCTGCAGGAGCACCTCCGGTTGCGGGAGGACGTGGAGCGCATGACGCGGCACGATCTCAAGTCCCCCCTGACGCCCATCCTCAACTTTCCCCAGATGATCCTGGAAGATCACCCCGAGCTGCCGCCGCGCACGGTGGAAGCCCTGGAATGCATTGCCACGGCCGGGAGCAAGATTCTCAATCTGGTGAGCAAGACGCTGGATCTGCTCCGGCTGGAGCAGGGCACGTATGTGCTGCGCCCGGAGCCGCTCAACGTGCTTGCCTTGCTGCGCTCGGCCCTGCGGGATCTGGACCCCCTGCTGCGGCAGCGCGGGGCGACGTGCGTGCTGCAGCATGCCGGCCAGCCGGCGGAGAAGGGGGCGTGCCTGCTGGTGGCGGCGGAAGAGCTGTTGTGCTATTCGCTCTTCTCAAACCTGCTGAAGAATGCCGCGGAGGCGTCCCCGTCTGGCGCCGAGGTGGTGGTGGACGTGACGCAGGAGCCCGGCATGGCCTGCGTGCGCGTGGAAAACCAGGGCGAGGTGCCGGCTGTCGTGCGGCAGCGGTTTTTTGAAAAATATGCCACCGCCAGCAAAGACGGCACCGGCCTTGGTACGTATGTAGCTAAATTGATTGCCGAGGTGCACGGTGGTGCCGTGGTGCTGGACACTGCCCAGCCGGGGCGGACCAGCGTGCTCGTGCGGCTGCCCCTGGCGGGCCCGGCGTGA
- a CDS encoding transporter substrate-binding domain-containing protein, with protein sequence MTTVQTAVLWCQVCLLAGLAGLAAGPAAAAQLDLTEAEREFIRAHPVITFSDVRWEPLAMIENGRYQGILHDYYQLVAARTGLTFKFVQIGDGLDFQQVLDALQNKEIDCIDGTGKTRDRERYALFAGPFFRFPLAIASRDDVMAPNTAALLGLRVVVASGSTASEHLRERHPGLPLAFVEDPGTALRMVATSQADAMLDNLAVVAHAIRTSGLTNVKISGQADYTFDVFTLIRDDMPLLQSILDKAHKQIPAREKHDILSRWLPMYPTGVGGEPLEQSRSAERPPLLTLNEWEQAHLRQKGVVRYCIDPDWMPVERINERGIHEGMTADLLALMAERLGVRFELTPTISWPQTLEYVRTRRCDLIIAAGDSPQRRAFLDFTSAYLRFPLVVAARADMPFIEDAAGLYGHTVGVLEDNISGTVLRQAHPGLILTEFSSLSKGLEAVAAGHLDAFVDGLPIISYAIGKENLSDLKVAGRLNESLVLSLAVRRDDPQLLGIMQKAVNTLTPQEIDAAFKKWVTVTFAHSLDAAQLWRIGLAALAVLALLLGVVAWNRKLSSLNRNISQAHEDLEKAHASLGALLDNSGQGFLSFGDDLRLQPQYSRECGVLLQQEAPGTLEGRPIHELLYPDDPQAAAQFATNLQRILAAQDDFKQGMLLSLMPARLSLGARRLRVQYKVVAPGRMMLILTDITHVERLRREVKAERDRLSLVVSAVRETTIVRQLLAEFETFLQGLDEAGRNGCPHALQRQIHTLKGQFAQFDFIHLPQVLHELESALAADGLAALPPLRDTLQEAMAQDVGIIREALGSDFLQRGASLGEARAAGLARQLLHTLPDELLTEDIRRLLQELADLDRVPFRALLGRAPEYALQLAARQGKQLGILRMPAPDDRTTRVSAARFAGFARSLIHVFRNAVDHGIETPDERLAAGKAQEASLSCDVTLRDGLLDVRIADDGRGLDPAALRATAQARGLLTPEQAHALSDAEAFSLILHHGFSTAPEITSLSGRGVGLAAVQAAVQALGGEILVQSQPGQGTTFLFRIPLAAA encoded by the coding sequence ATGACAACCGTGCAGACGGCGGTGCTATGGTGCCAGGTGTGCCTGCTGGCCGGACTGGCCGGATTAGCGGCCGGACCAGCCGCAGCAGCCCAGCTGGACCTGACCGAGGCGGAGCGAGAGTTCATCCGCGCCCATCCGGTGATCACCTTCAGCGACGTGCGCTGGGAGCCCCTGGCCATGATCGAGAACGGCCGCTACCAGGGCATCCTGCACGACTATTATCAACTTGTCGCCGCCCGCACCGGCCTGACGTTCAAATTCGTCCAGATTGGCGACGGCCTTGATTTTCAGCAGGTGCTGGATGCCCTGCAGAACAAAGAGATAGACTGTATCGACGGCACCGGCAAAACCCGGGATCGCGAACGCTATGCGCTGTTCGCCGGCCCTTTCTTCCGTTTTCCCCTGGCCATCGCCTCGCGTGACGACGTGATGGCCCCCAATACGGCGGCCCTGCTCGGCCTGCGGGTGGTGGTGGCCAGCGGCTCCACCGCCTCCGAGCACCTGCGCGAGCGCCATCCCGGCCTGCCCCTGGCCTTTGTGGAAGATCCCGGCACGGCCCTGCGCATGGTGGCCACCAGCCAGGCCGATGCCATGCTGGACAATCTGGCCGTGGTGGCCCACGCCATCCGCACCTCCGGCCTCACCAACGTCAAGATCTCCGGCCAGGCCGACTACACCTTCGACGTCTTCACCCTGATCCGCGACGACATGCCCCTGTTGCAGTCCATCCTGGACAAGGCCCACAAGCAGATTCCGGCGCGGGAAAAGCACGATATCCTGTCCCGCTGGCTGCCCATGTACCCTACCGGCGTGGGCGGCGAGCCCCTGGAGCAATCCCGGTCCGCGGAGCGCCCTCCTCTGTTGACCCTGAACGAGTGGGAGCAGGCGCATCTGCGACAAAAAGGCGTGGTGCGATACTGCATCGACCCGGACTGGATGCCCGTGGAACGCATCAACGAACGCGGCATCCACGAGGGCATGACGGCGGATCTGCTGGCCCTCATGGCCGAGCGCCTGGGCGTGCGCTTCGAACTGACGCCCACGATCAGCTGGCCCCAGACCCTGGAATACGTCAGGACCCGCCGTTGCGATCTCATCATCGCCGCCGGGGATTCGCCGCAACGTCGCGCCTTTCTGGACTTCACCAGCGCCTACCTGCGATTCCCCCTGGTGGTGGCCGCCCGCGCGGACATGCCCTTCATCGAGGACGCCGCCGGCCTGTACGGCCACACCGTGGGCGTGCTGGAGGACAACATCAGCGGCACCGTGCTGCGGCAGGCCCATCCCGGCCTGATCCTGACGGAATTCTCCAGTCTCTCCAAAGGGCTGGAGGCGGTGGCAGCCGGCCATCTGGACGCCTTTGTGGATGGCCTGCCCATCATCAGCTACGCCATCGGCAAGGAAAATCTTTCGGACCTGAAGGTTGCCGGCCGCCTCAACGAGAGTCTCGTCCTGAGTCTGGCCGTGCGCCGCGATGACCCACAACTGCTTGGCATCATGCAGAAAGCCGTCAACACCCTCACGCCGCAGGAAATCGATGCCGCGTTCAAAAAGTGGGTCACCGTCACCTTTGCACACAGCCTCGACGCCGCCCAGCTGTGGCGCATCGGCCTGGCTGCCCTGGCCGTGCTGGCTCTGCTGCTGGGGGTGGTGGCCTGGAATCGCAAGCTCTCCAGCCTGAATCGCAACATCAGTCAGGCCCACGAGGATCTGGAAAAAGCCCACGCCAGCCTGGGCGCACTGCTGGACAATTCCGGCCAGGGCTTTCTTTCCTTTGGGGACGACCTGCGCCTGCAACCGCAATACAGCCGGGAATGCGGCGTGCTGCTGCAGCAGGAAGCGCCCGGCACCCTGGAAGGCCGGCCCATCCACGAACTGCTGTACCCGGACGACCCCCAGGCCGCGGCCCAGTTCGCCACAAACCTGCAACGCATCCTGGCTGCGCAGGACGACTTCAAACAGGGCATGCTCCTGTCTCTCATGCCGGCACGCCTCTCCTTGGGTGCCCGACGCCTGCGGGTGCAGTACAAGGTGGTGGCGCCGGGGCGGATGATGCTCATCCTCACGGACATCACCCACGTGGAGCGCCTGCGCCGGGAGGTCAAGGCCGAGCGGGACCGGCTCTCCCTGGTGGTCAGCGCCGTGCGGGAGACGACCATCGTCCGGCAATTGCTGGCAGAGTTCGAGACCTTCCTGCAGGGGCTCGACGAGGCCGGCCGGAACGGCTGCCCGCACGCGCTGCAGCGCCAGATCCACACCCTCAAGGGCCAGTTCGCCCAGTTCGACTTCATCCACCTGCCCCAGGTCCTGCACGAGCTGGAAAGCGCCCTCGCCGCGGACGGCCTTGCGGCATTGCCGCCCCTTCGCGACACGTTGCAGGAGGCCATGGCCCAGGATGTCGGCATCATCCGGGAGGCGTTGGGATCGGACTTCCTCCAACGCGGCGCCAGCCTGGGCGAGGCCCGGGCCGCCGGCTTGGCCCGGCAGCTGCTGCACACGCTGCCCGACGAACTGCTGACCGAAGACATCCGCCGCCTTCTGCAAGAGCTGGCGGATCTGGACCGCGTGCCGTTCCGCGCCCTCCTGGGCCGCGCCCCGGAATACGCCCTCCAGCTGGCGGCGCGGCAAGGCAAGCAGCTCGGCATCCTGCGCATGCCGGCCCCCGATGACAGGACCACGCGCGTCTCCGCTGCCCGCTTCGCCGGCTTCGCCCGGTCGCTGATCCATGTCTTCCGCAATGCCGTGGACCATGGCATCGAGACGCCCGACGAACGCCTGGCCGCGGGCAAAGCCCAGGAAGCCAGCCTGTCCTGTGACGTCACCCTCCGCGACGGCCTGCTGGATGTGCGCATCGCTGACGACGGCCGCGGCCTGGACCCCGCCGCCCTGCGCGCCACCGCCCAGGCCCGGGGCCTGCTCACCCCGGAACAGGCGCACGCCCTTTCCGATGCCGAGGCGTTCTCCCTCATCCTGCACCACGGCTTCAGCACCGCACCCGAAATCACGTCACTGTCCGGCCGCGGCGTCGGCCTGGCGGCCGTGCAGGCAGCGGTGCAGGCCCTGGGCGGCGAAATCCTGGTGCAGTCGCAGCCCGGACAGGGCACCACCTTCCTCTTCCGCATCCCCCTGGCAGCAGCCTGA
- a CDS encoding chemotaxis protein CheX: MEPCNCPQLVRAVAARATSFLQEEVDIDVQGCEFHLEDVLQLQLGYLTSLMSVECAQKLYLALSFDEPLILRAFERYTEDLEIDDAERSQYLEETAADLVNIIVGNATAAFSDSGAPAIQLSPPVLITQGKNIFRHKEAQFFRAMLHTEYGVLDVFCIGPKRLFDEKLNYIEESA; encoded by the coding sequence ATGGAACCGTGCAACTGTCCCCAACTGGTCCGGGCCGTGGCCGCCCGGGCAACCTCATTCTTGCAGGAAGAGGTGGATATTGATGTGCAGGGCTGTGAATTTCATCTGGAAGACGTCCTGCAACTGCAGTTGGGCTATCTGACGTCCCTGATGAGCGTGGAGTGCGCCCAAAAGCTGTACCTGGCGTTGAGCTTCGACGAGCCTCTCATCCTGCGCGCCTTTGAACGCTACACCGAAGATCTCGAAATCGACGACGCCGAGCGCAGCCAGTATCTGGAGGAAACCGCAGCGGATCTGGTCAACATCATCGTGGGCAACGCCACGGCGGCGTTCTCCGATTCCGGGGCCCCGGCCATCCAGCTCTCGCCCCCGGTGCTCATCACCCAGGGCAAGAACATTTTCCGCCACAAGGAGGCGCAGTTCTTCCGGGCCATGCTGCACACCGAGTACGGCGTCCTGGACGTGTTCTGCATCGGGCCAAAACGGCTGTTCGACGAAAAACTCAACTACATTGAGGAGTCCGCATGA
- a CDS encoding bifunctional acetate--CoA ligase family protein/GNAT family N-acetyltransferase, with the protein MNAACFKQLFNPTSVAVIGATDEPGHPGQILMKNLLSGTFLGPVMPVHPELASVAGEECYKTIDTLPLTPELACFCTPLAELPAHIAELSKRGVRAGVALSLGAFRYAGGASQEVKRAVVQACKEHEFCLLGPNCLGFINPSIGLNASLAHRHAKPGKVAFVSQSDSLFATVLDWASSKGIGFSHCITLGDRYQIHFGHLLDFLARDPNTRAILLYLETITHARAFMSAARATARNKPVLVVKSGRSTEGARAAAAHSGSFLGADDVYDAAFRRAGMLRVFDIDTLFDTVETLARTRPLRGERLAILTNGGSPGFMAADALLLGGGQLARLSAETSRHLTDALGCDWSSANPLVLRSDADADKYATALKLLLNAPEVDAVLVMRVPTSKIPGLEIAKAVAAVSRKTKRNVLTSWLGIDDALESREFFAEAGLATYDTPEKAIRGFLSMVQYRRNQELLMETPTSLPETYNPDTFHAREVVRTAIEAQGPLLTGPETMEVLKAYSIPVVDMRVDLPVDDDETVVRAAQDLGFPVALKLDSPDIMRKSHMGAVALDLDTPEAVRHAARTMRERIRAVLPEARLTSFAVQRMMRRAAAHELLVEVVNDPVFGPVIRFGQGGSRTDLAGDRQVALPPLNMHLARELVSRTKVHTLLKGSRDFPGADIDAICLTLCKISQLIIDIPEIFELEINPLFADSRGVFALDAHCSAARADHATGADLLSIRPYPRELEECTTLRDGRQVTLRPIRPEDEPAHYDFLEHVSADDKRFRFFSNIGELPRMEMTKLTQIDYDREMAFIAKGPDRLCAPGESCEIKTLGVVRAMTDPENRDAEFAILIRSDCKRLGLGRILMDKIIRYCRSRGTHRIIGQALFMNNAMAGLAERLGFQVWKDYDDEVYKFELEVNPEQ; encoded by the coding sequence GTGAACGCGGCCTGCTTCAAGCAGCTTTTCAATCCCACGTCAGTGGCCGTCATCGGCGCAACGGACGAACCCGGGCACCCCGGGCAGATTCTGATGAAGAATCTGCTCTCGGGCACGTTCCTGGGCCCGGTGATGCCTGTGCATCCGGAACTGGCCTCCGTGGCTGGCGAGGAATGCTATAAGACCATCGACACGTTGCCCCTGACGCCGGAGCTGGCCTGCTTCTGCACGCCCCTTGCCGAGCTGCCGGCGCACATTGCCGAGCTTTCCAAGCGCGGGGTGCGGGCCGGTGTGGCCCTGAGCCTGGGGGCCTTCCGCTATGCCGGCGGCGCCAGCCAGGAAGTCAAGCGCGCCGTGGTGCAGGCCTGCAAGGAGCACGAGTTCTGCCTGCTGGGCCCCAACTGTCTGGGGTTCATCAATCCAAGCATCGGCCTTAATGCCAGCCTGGCCCATCGTCATGCCAAGCCGGGCAAGGTGGCCTTTGTGTCCCAGTCGGACTCGCTCTTTGCCACGGTGCTGGACTGGGCGTCCTCCAAGGGCATCGGCTTTTCCCACTGCATCACCCTGGGCGATCGCTACCAGATCCACTTCGGGCACCTGCTGGACTTTCTGGCCCGGGATCCCAACACCCGCGCCATCCTGCTGTATCTGGAAACCATCACCCACGCCCGGGCGTTCATGTCTGCCGCGCGCGCCACGGCCCGCAACAAGCCGGTGCTGGTGGTCAAGTCCGGCCGCTCCACCGAGGGCGCCAGGGCTGCGGCGGCGCATTCCGGTTCCTTCCTGGGTGCGGACGACGTGTACGACGCCGCCTTCCGCCGCGCCGGCATGCTCCGGGTGTTCGACATCGACACGCTGTTCGACACCGTGGAAACCCTGGCCCGCACCCGGCCCCTGCGCGGGGAGCGGCTGGCCATCCTCACCAATGGCGGGTCCCCGGGCTTCATGGCTGCGGATGCGCTGCTCCTGGGCGGCGGGCAGCTGGCCCGCCTGTCTGCGGAAACCAGCCGGCATCTTACCGATGCACTGGGGTGCGACTGGTCCTCGGCCAATCCCCTGGTGCTGCGCAGCGATGCGGATGCGGACAAGTATGCCACCGCCCTCAAGCTGCTGCTCAATGCGCCGGAGGTGGATGCCGTCCTGGTGATGCGCGTGCCCACCTCCAAGATTCCCGGCCTGGAAATCGCCAAGGCCGTGGCCGCCGTGAGCCGCAAGACCAAGCGCAACGTGCTTACCAGCTGGCTGGGCATCGACGATGCCCTGGAGTCCCGGGAGTTTTTCGCCGAAGCCGGTCTGGCCACCTATGACACGCCGGAAAAAGCCATCCGCGGCTTCCTCTCCATGGTGCAGTACCGTCGCAACCAGGAACTGCTCATGGAAACGCCCACCTCCCTGCCCGAGACGTACAATCCGGACACCTTCCACGCCCGCGAGGTGGTGCGCACCGCCATCGAGGCCCAGGGGCCGCTGCTCACCGGGCCGGAAACCATGGAGGTGCTCAAGGCCTATTCCATCCCCGTGGTGGACATGCGGGTGGACCTGCCCGTGGACGACGACGAAACCGTGGTGCGTGCGGCGCAGGATCTGGGCTTCCCCGTGGCCCTGAAGCTGGACTCGCCGGACATCATGCGCAAGAGCCACATGGGCGCCGTGGCCCTGGATCTGGACACCCCCGAGGCCGTGCGCCACGCCGCCAGGACCATGCGCGAGCGCATCCGGGCCGTGCTGCCTGAGGCGCGGCTGACGAGCTTTGCCGTGCAGCGCATGATGCGCCGGGCCGCGGCCCATGAGCTGCTGGTGGAGGTGGTGAACGATCCCGTGTTTGGGCCGGTCATCCGCTTTGGCCAGGGCGGCAGCCGCACGGATCTGGCCGGGGACCGGCAAGTGGCCCTGCCGCCGCTGAACATGCATCTGGCGCGCGAACTCGTCTCCCGCACCAAGGTCCATACCCTGCTCAAGGGCTCGCGGGATTTCCCCGGGGCAGACATCGACGCCATCTGCCTCACCCTGTGCAAGATTTCGCAACTCATCATCGATATTCCGGAAATCTTCGAGCTGGAAATCAACCCCCTGTTTGCGGATTCCCGCGGCGTCTTTGCCCTGGACGCCCACTGCTCCGCCGCCCGGGCAGACCATGCCACCGGCGCGGACCTGCTCTCCATCCGCCCGTACCCGCGGGAGCTGGAGGAGTGCACCACCCTGCGCGACGGCCGGCAGGTGACGCTGCGGCCCATCCGCCCCGAGGACGAGCCGGCGCATTACGACTTCCTGGAGCACGTTTCCGCAGACGACAAGCGCTTCCGCTTCTTCTCCAACATCGGCGAGCTGCCGCGCATGGAGATGACCAAGCTGACGCAGATCGATTACGACCGGGAGATGGCCTTCATCGCCAAGGGGCCGGACCGGCTCTGCGCGCCCGGAGAGTCCTGCGAAATCAAGACGCTGGGCGTGGTGCGGGCCATGACTGATCCCGAGAACCGCGATGCCGAGTTCGCCATTCTCATCCGGTCGGACTGCAAACGCCTGGGCCTGGGCCGGATTCTCATGGACAAGATCATCCGCTATTGCCGCTCCCGCGGCACGCACCGCATCATCGGCCAGGCGCTGTTCATGAACAACGCCATGGCCGGCCTGGCCGAGCGGCTGGGCTTCCAGGTCTGGAAGGATTACGATGACGAGGTGTACAAGTTTGAGCTGGAAGTGAATCCGGAGCAGTAG
- a CDS encoding response regulator gives MKPLRIMVVDDSAITVKKLAKMLEELGHEVVHVAGNGQQAAQAYPAVRPDVVTMDITMPDMDGIQATSQILASDPDALIVMITSHGQEQMVISAIDAGAKGYVLKPVKKEKLGEHLQQVYEKYRPGHA, from the coding sequence ATGAAGCCGCTGCGCATCATGGTGGTGGACGACTCCGCCATTACCGTGAAAAAACTCGCTAAAATGCTGGAGGAGCTCGGGCACGAGGTGGTGCATGTGGCTGGCAACGGCCAGCAGGCGGCACAGGCCTACCCCGCCGTGCGGCCCGACGTGGTGACCATGGACATCACCATGCCGGACATGGACGGCATCCAGGCCACCAGCCAGATACTTGCCAGCGATCCCGACGCGCTCATCGTCATGATCACCTCCCACGGGCAGGAGCAGATGGTCATCAGCGCCATCGACGCCGGGGCCAAGGGCTACGTGCTCAAGCCGGTCAAAAAGGAAAAGCTCGGCGAACACCTGCAGCAGGTCTACGAAAAATATCGTCCCGGCCATGCTTGA
- a CDS encoding tetratricopeptide repeat protein, with translation MRIKQYESTVVDFVRKESGHFLVATTDNTFMAVLRNTIYKQLAVSEECITPISDENHILRSIKEISARRKKVVLFVERVFNNRETFFLVRQVKNAYSNIKVIILTGEADRQRLVLLHEIGADNFIAKPISINVLIEKIAFTIKPQGKIGKLIDKARQLLAAGNYDDTLKVCQLILEEKPNSAAGLLIMGDAFKGLGYKDKAMECFLEASNAAQLFLEPLKKLAEFFREEGQLEEQLKYLEKLDKLSPLNVDRKVEMGSVHVELGNMEEAEQLFDTALEQAKREALNYLEDITSRVADTYNQKDPARAVKYYRKALELKGDMLDSSDLGTFNSLGIALRRQGRWMEAVDEYKKAQRIAPDDENLHYNIAMAYAEGKDFLRAIKHLEEALALNPKCFRQDPVMSYNFALIHSRGRRNQEAARFARASLELNPNFEKAQKLLASLEGK, from the coding sequence ATGCGCATCAAACAGTACGAATCCACGGTGGTGGATTTTGTCCGCAAGGAAAGTGGACATTTTCTGGTGGCCACCACGGACAACACCTTTATGGCTGTCCTGCGCAACACCATTTACAAGCAACTCGCCGTCTCGGAAGAATGCATCACCCCGATTTCCGACGAAAACCACATCCTGCGAAGCATCAAGGAAATCTCAGCGCGGCGCAAGAAGGTCGTGCTGTTTGTCGAACGGGTGTTCAACAACCGGGAGACATTCTTTCTGGTCCGTCAGGTGAAGAATGCCTACAGCAACATCAAGGTCATCATCCTGACGGGCGAGGCCGACCGGCAACGTCTGGTGCTGCTGCATGAAATCGGAGCCGACAACTTCATCGCCAAGCCCATTTCCATCAATGTGCTCATCGAGAAGATCGCCTTCACCATCAAGCCGCAAGGCAAAATCGGCAAACTCATCGACAAGGCCCGCCAGCTCCTGGCTGCCGGCAACTACGACGACACGCTCAAGGTCTGCCAGCTCATCCTGGAGGAAAAACCCAACTCCGCCGCAGGGCTGCTCATCATGGGAGACGCCTTCAAGGGGCTGGGCTACAAGGATAAAGCCATGGAGTGCTTCCTGGAAGCCTCCAACGCCGCCCAGCTGTTCCTGGAGCCGCTCAAGAAGCTGGCCGAGTTCTTCCGGGAGGAAGGGCAGCTGGAAGAACAGCTCAAATACCTTGAAAAGCTGGACAAGCTCTCACCGCTAAATGTGGATCGCAAGGTGGAGATGGGCAGCGTGCATGTGGAACTGGGCAACATGGAAGAAGCTGAACAGCTCTTCGACACCGCCCTGGAGCAGGCCAAGCGCGAGGCCCTGAATTATCTGGAAGACATCACCAGCCGCGTGGCAGACACCTACAATCAGAAGGACCCTGCCCGGGCCGTGAAGTATTACCGCAAGGCGCTGGAGCTCAAGGGCGACATGCTGGACTCCAGCGACCTGGGCACCTTCAACTCCCTGGGCATCGCCCTGCGCCGGCAAGGCCGCTGGATGGAGGCGGTGGACGAATACAAAAAAGCCCAGCGCATTGCCCCGGACGATGAAAACCTGCATTATAACATCGCCATGGCCTATGCCGAGGGCAAGGACTTCCTGCGCGCCATCAAGCACCTGGAAGAGGCCCTCGCGCTGAACCCGAAGTGTTTCCGGCAGGATCCAGTCATGTCGTACAACTTCGCCCTCATCCATTCCCGCGGCCGGCGCAACCAGGAAGCCGCCCGCTTCGCCCGCGCCTCCCTGGAGCTCAACCCGAACTTCGAGAAGGCCCAGAAGCTGCTGGCCTCGCTGGAAGGAAAATAA
- a CDS encoding GGDEF domain-containing protein translates to MLENILFETHFSIIPFPIYVVDVHSWEIIFVNNSFMRLYGAVKGRICYAALFGREKPCMHCKIKDLVTADGKPNGRSIVFELYHDVDDCWYQLQEKAISWPDGRTAKYSIAVDINELKLTQNRLAEAHAELSLKNRELERLSTTDALTGVANRHKIQQQLVCEMERARRHQRPLGLLFIDLDHFKAVNDDYGHQAGDAVLQHFARLATANIRAADALGRWGGEEFLLICPEADLLQAVAVAEKLRQQVRESEFPAVARVTASFGVTVFQDGDTVESLVHRADKALYRAKENGRDCVETLV, encoded by the coding sequence ATGCTTGAGAACATCCTGTTCGAGACGCACTTCAGCATCATTCCCTTCCCCATCTATGTGGTGGATGTGCACTCGTGGGAAATCATCTTTGTCAACAATTCCTTCATGCGGCTGTACGGTGCAGTCAAGGGCCGCATCTGTTACGCCGCGCTCTTCGGCCGCGAAAAGCCGTGCATGCATTGCAAGATAAAGGATCTGGTGACGGCGGACGGCAAGCCCAACGGCCGCAGCATCGTCTTTGAGCTGTATCATGACGTGGATGACTGCTGGTACCAGTTGCAGGAAAAGGCCATCAGCTGGCCGGACGGCCGGACCGCCAAGTATTCCATCGCCGTGGACATCAACGAACTCAAGCTCACCCAGAACCGTCTGGCCGAGGCGCATGCCGAGCTTTCCCTCAAGAATCGGGAGCTGGAGCGGCTCTCCACCACCGATGCCCTGACCGGCGTGGCCAACCGGCACAAGATCCAGCAGCAGCTGGTCTGCGAGATGGAGCGCGCCCGTCGCCACCAGCGGCCCCTGGGGTTGTTGTTCATTGATCTTGATCACTTCAAGGCTGTGAATGACGACTACGGCCATCAGGCCGGCGATGCCGTGCTGCAGCATTTTGCCCGGCTGGCGACGGCCAACATCCGCGCCGCCGATGCGCTGGGCCGTTGGGGCGGGGAGGAATTTTTGCTGATCTGTCCGGAGGCGGATCTGCTCCAGGCCGTGGCCGTGGCCGAGAAGCTGCGGCAACAGGTGCGCGAAAGCGAGTTTCCGGCCGTGGCGCGGGTGACGGCCAGTTTCGGCGTCACCGTGTTTCAGGATGGCGACACCGTGGAGTCCCTGGTGCATCGGGCGGACAAGGCCTTGTACCGAGCCAAGGAGAATGGCCGCGACTGCGTGGAGACGCTGGTCTGA